The genome window GCAATTTCTTGTTTTTAAGATAGATAACGAAGAATATGCTCTTGATGTGTTAAGTATAGAGGGTATAGTTGGTGTTACTACTATTACTCCTGTACCGGGAAGTCCAACTATCCTTGCTATACCATCACCAACCTCTACTACTACACCAACCTCATAAGAAGCAAAATAAAGAGAACGCTTCCACAGAGCCAAGTCAGCAATTTCTTGTTTTTAAGATAGATAACGAAGAATATGCTCTTGATGTGTTAAGTATAGAGGGTATAGTTGGTGTAATAATGGCGTAAAATAATAAAGGATTTAAATATGTGGGATAATAAAAAAATTATTGCTAGTAAAATACCACAGTTGGGCGGTAAGCAAAATAAAGATGAAGCAATAGAAGAGGGATTAAAGTTGTTGGATAT of Brachyspira sp. SAP_772 contains these proteins:
- a CDS encoding chemotaxis protein CheW, encoding KDFNMLDNQKINASEIAQIGGVGIGAEENASTEPSQQFLVFKIDNEEYALDVLSIEGIVGVTTITPVPGSPTILAIPSPTSTTTPTS